A genome region from Blautia coccoides includes the following:
- a CDS encoding response regulator transcription factor yields MRILIIEDDRKLCDSLKFQLEKEGILTDLCYDGEDGLDYIRQRTHDLILLDRMLPSMDGLTVLEKMRWEGISTPVILVTALGELSDKITGLNQGADDYLVKPYDFQELLARIRCITRRPGNLEMSGDITFGDVTYHPAQKQLLCGSKTLVLSKREGALLEFLLRNPGQTLPRLMILSRVWGPNAEVEEGNLDNYIHFIRRRLRTVGSALTLRTVRGIGYCLEVSHD; encoded by the coding sequence ATGAGGATTTTAATAATAGAAGATGACCGCAAACTCTGCGATTCCCTGAAATTCCAGCTAGAAAAGGAGGGGATTCTCACGGATTTATGTTATGACGGAGAGGACGGGCTGGATTATATCCGGCAGCGCACCCATGATCTGATTCTTTTGGACCGCATGCTTCCCTCCATGGATGGACTTACCGTCCTGGAGAAAATGCGCTGGGAGGGCATTTCCACACCTGTCATTTTAGTCACAGCACTGGGAGAGCTTTCAGATAAGATCACAGGACTTAACCAAGGAGCCGACGATTATCTGGTCAAGCCCTATGATTTTCAGGAGCTTCTGGCACGTATCCGCTGTATCACCCGGCGCCCGGGTAATCTGGAGATGTCCGGAGATATCACTTTTGGAGATGTCACTTACCACCCCGCACAAAAACAGCTTCTCTGCGGTTCCAAGACACTGGTTTTATCAAAACGAGAAGGCGCGCTTCTGGAGTTTCTTCTCAGAAACCCGGGCCAGACCCTTCCACGTCTCATGATCCTGTCCCGCGTGTGGGGACCCAACGCGGAGGTGGAGGAAGGTAATCTAGACAACTATATCCACTTTATCCGCCGACGTCTCAGGACCGTGGGAAGCGCCCTTACACTGCGCACAGTCCGGGGGATCGGCTACTGTCTGGAGGTGAGCCATGATTAG